The window CAATCCGTCTGGTGCTTTGTAGGGGCGTATTGCAATACGCACCTACGGCGATTTGAATTATCGGGCAGGCGCCGGGCCCTGCCCCCACCCCCTATATATATAATGATGCAGATCGAATATATTCGTCCTTTTGGCTGCCCGTGACGAGGGTTATGACGGTCTTCTTTCGGGCCAAGACACGACCCCATGACGGCATACGGATGCGACGATGAGAAAATTTCGGCAGGACAGCGGGACGATTGTACTAAAAATCCCGGGAAAGAACAAGGAAGCGATGAAGGCGGGAGTTCGCTTCGCGGACCGTTCAGGCTTCGGCGGGTTTCGCGTCCGGCAGGACCAGCTTCTTGACGAGATCGATCACTTCGTCGGTCGCGACCTTCCGAATTTTTCCGTCGCGCCGATCCTTGAGCTCTACCAGTCCGTCGGCCAGGTTTTTATCGCCGATGATGACCTGGTACGGAATGCCGATCAGGTCGGCGTCGTTGAACTTCACCCCGGGCCGCTCCGACCGGTCGTCGATCAGGACCTCCACGCCGTGGTTGGACAGCGTCCCGTAGATCAGCTCCGACGTGATCATCACGCGCTCGGACTGGTCGTTGACCGGGACGACATGCACCTGGTAAGGCGCGAGCGGAAGGGGCCAGACGATCCCCTTGGTGTCGTGGTTCTGCTCGATCGCGGCCGCGGCCGTCCGGCCGATCCCGATGCCGTAGCAGCCCATGACGCTCAAGGCCTCCTTGCCGTTATGGTCCAGAAACGTCGCCTTCATCGCCTCGCTGTATTTCGTCCCGAGCATGAAGATGTGGCCCACTTCGATCCCGCGATGGGTGATGAGCCGTCCCTTGCAGCGCGGGCAGGCCTTGCCCTTCGTTTTCTCCACGTTGGCCGCGAAACCGCAGGAGTCGCACGCGACCAGGCTGTCTTCGCCCGTCTCGGCCAGGACCATGAACTCCTGGGAATAGGTCCCGCCGATCACACCGCTCTCCGCCTCGACCGGCTTGAACTTCAGTCCGCACCGCTCGAAGATCCGGTGGTAGGCCTGGCCCATTTTATCGTAACTGGCCTTGGCGCCCTGCTCGTCGCGGTCGAAGCTGTAGGCGTCCTTCATGAGGAATTCGCGGCCGCGCATCAGCCCGAAGCGGGGGCGGATCTCGTCCCGGAACTTGGTCTGGATCTGATACAGAATCTGGGGCAGGTGGCGGTACGATTTGACCTCGGCCCGGACGAGGTCGGTGATCACTTCCTCGTGCGTCGGCCCGAGGCAGAACTCCCGCTCGCCGCGGTCCTTCAGCCGGAGCAGTTCCTTGCCGTACTCGCCCCAGCGGCCGGTCTCGTGCCACAGCTCGGCCGGCTGGACCATCGGCATCAGCAATTCCTGCGCGCCGGCGCGGTTCATTTCCTCGCGGACGATCCGCTCGACCTTCCGGATCACCCGGAGGCCCAGCGGCAGGTAGGTGTAGATGCCGGCCGCGACTTTTCGGATCATCCCGGCGCGGATCATCAGCCGGTGGCTGACGACCTCGGCCTCGACCGGCTCCTCGCGCAACGTGGGGATTAATAATTTTGAATAGCGCATAATGTCATTTGTAGGGGCGATCCTCGTGATCGCCCTTGTCCGTGCAGATGATAGGGCGAATACAAGATTCGCCCCTACGGTTATTTTTGATTCGTTTCCCTTTCCTTCGCCATCGCCTCGACCTCGGCCACCAGGACGTCGGCCATCTCGGACTCGGACACCTTGCCGACGATCTTCCCGCGCTTGAACAGCAGGCCGCCGTCTTTGCCGCCCGCGATGCCGATGTCGGCCTCCATGCCCTCGCCGATCCCGTTTACGGCGCAGCCGAGGATCGAGACGTTCAACGGCGCCTTGATATGGGACAGCCGCCGCTCAAGCTCCCCGACCAGCTTGAACATGTCGAACTCGAGCCGGCCGCAGGTGGGACAGGCGATGAAATTGATCCCGTGATGCCGAAGCTCCAGCGCTTTCAAGATCTCGAAGCCGGCCTTCACCTCCTCGACCGGATCGGCCGCGAGCGAAACCCGGATCGTGTCCCCGATCCCCCCGCCCAGCAGCAGCCCCATCCCAACGGCCGTTTTGATGCTCCCCGCGAAGGCCGTCCCGGCCTCGGTGATCCCGAGGTGGAGCGGGTAATCCGTCTTTTTTGAGATCAGCCGGTAGGCCTCGACGCAGAGGCCGACGTGCGAGGCCTTGAGCGACAGCTTCATCTCGTAGAAGCCCAGCTCCTCCAGCATCCCGATCGCCCGCAGCGCCGATTCGACCATCGCCTCGGCCGTGGGATAGCCGTATTTTTTAAGCAGGTCCTCCTCCAGCGATCCGGCGTTGACCCCGATCCGGATCGGGATGCCCCGGTCCCGGCAGGCCGCCGCGATCTGCGCCACGCGGTCCTTCCCGCCGATGTTGCCCGGGTTGATCCGGATGCAGTCGACGTAGGGGGCCGCGTGGAGCGCGAGGCGGTAGTTGTAATGGATGTCGGCGACGAGGGGGATGCCGATCCGGGCCTTGATCGTTTTCAAGGCGCCGGCGGCGGTCTCGTCCACCACCGCCACGCGGACGATCTCGCAGCCGGCCTGCTCCAGCCGCCGGATCTGGTCCGCCGTCGCGTCGACGTCCCGCGTGTCCGTGGTGGTCATGGACTGGACCGAGATCGGGGCGTCGCCGCCGATCGCGACGCCGCCCACCGTGATCGGCCGTGTTTTCCTTCGTTCGATCCTCACTTCAAGCGCCCCCGTCCCGTCGGTCAGCCCGGCTTTCCGAACAGCCGGATGATGTCGTTATAAAAGGCCAGGGCCATCAACAGAAGAAGCAACGCGAGGCCGATTTGCTGCGCGATCTCCCGTTTCCGTATGCTCAACGGACGCCCCAGGACGGCCTCGATCACGAAGAACAGGAGATGGCCTCCATCCAATACCGGGATCGGAAGGATGTTCATCACGCCCAGCGTGATGCTCAGGATCGCGATCAGGAAGAGCAGACCCCCGATGCCCTGGGAGGCGGCCTGGCCCGACATCTGGCCGATCAGAATCGGCCCGCCGATGTTGTCCATCGAGAGCCTTCCCTGAACGAGCCGGACCAGCCCCTCCACCGTCAGATAGGTCCATTGCCACGTGGCCTGAAACCCCTTGAGGACGGCATCGAGGGGATTCGCGGCCTGGATCTGGGCGCCGCGGGGGTTCTTCCCGATCCCGATCTGACCGACGGTCTTCTGCCCCTCCTCGGTCTCGACCGTCTTCGACGCCGGCGTAACCGTCAGGATCAAACTCTGATGGTCCCGCTCCACCGTGATCGTCAGGGGCTTTCCGGCGCTGCCGTAGATGATATCGGTCATTTGCGCCCAGGTCGATATTTTTCGGTCGCCGATCGAAACGATCCGGTCCCCCGCTTTGAAGCCGGCCGCCTGGGCCGGGGATTTCTCGATCACGGTCTCGACCACCGGCATCAGGCTGTCGAAATTCGGCACGTACATCGGGATGCCGATCGAGAGAGATCCGGTGAAAATCAGATAGGCCAGGAACATATTGAAGACCGGCCCGGCCGCCACGATCAGGATCCGTTTCCAGACCGGCGCGAGTGAAAAGGAACGGGCCCGGTCTTCCGGGGAAAGCGCCGGCGCCTCCTCCCCCTTCTCGGGCTCTTCGCCGAAAAGCTTCACGTAGCCGCCCAGCGGAAGCGCGGAGATCAGGTATTCGGTCTCCCCGACCGTCCGGCCGATCAGCTTCGGCCCGAAGCCCAGCGAGAACTTCAGGACCTTGACCCCCAGACGACGGGCCGCCAGGAAATGGCCCAGCTCGTGAAAAAAGATCAAGACGCTGAGAACAACGAGGAAATAAAACAGGTTGTAAAGAAAATGAACGACGGATTCCATGCTGCGTGCTTACTCCTTTTCTCCGACGGACTTGGACGCCCGCTCCCGACCCCAGCGGTCGGCCTCGAGGACGTCCTCCAGGCTTTTCACGGCCAGGGGAACGTGCGCGTCCATTGTTTTTCGTATCAGCCGGGCGATCTCCAAAAAGCCGATCCGCTCTTCGAGATAGGCCCGCACGGCCACTTCGTTGGCGGCGTTCAACACGGCCGGAAGCGTCCCGCCGATTTTAATCGCCTCGTACGCGAACCCGAGGCAGGGAAATTTTTTAAGATCCGGCGGCTCGAACGTCAGCGACCTGACCCGGGTCAGATCCAGGGCGGGAAGACCGAGCGGCAGCCGTTCCGGATAATTGAGCGCGTAGGCCAGCGGCCCGCGCATGTCCGGGACGCCCATCTGGGCGATCACGGAACCGTCCAGGTACTCCACCATGGAATGGACGATGCTCTGCCGGTGAATGACGACGTCGATCCGGTCCGGCGGCATATCAAAGAGCCAGTGGGCCTCGATCACCTCCAGGCCCTTGTTCATCAGCGTGGCCGAATCGATCGAGATTTTCGATCCCATCCGCCAGACGGGATGCCGGAGCGCCTGGGCCGGCTTGATCACGCGTCGCTTTCGGACCGGCAGGTCGAGAAGCGGCCCCCCCGACGCCGTCAGGATGAGCCGGCGCACGTCCCGCCGGCGCTGGCCGGACATCGACTGAAAAATGGCGCTGTGCTCGCTGTCGACCGGCAGAAGGGTAATTCCCTGTCTTCGGGCTTCCTGCTGAAGAATCGATCCGGCCATCACCAGCGGTTCTTTGTTGGCCAGCGCCATCGTCTTTTTCGCCCGGATGGCCTCGAATGTCGGAACGAGTCCCGCCGACCCCACGATGGCCGAGACGACCAGATCGGCGTCGGCCAGCGTGGCCACCCGGACCAGGCCTTCGATCCCGGACAGGACTTCGATCCCAGGATTTCGCAGGTCCGGAAGATCCCGGCACTGCCGGCGCAGGCGTTCCGCGGCCGCCGGGTCCGCCAGTGCGACGCACCGGGGGCGGAAGCGCCGAATTTGACCCAGAAGTTTATCACCGTTGCGCCCGGCTGTCAAACCCACAACCCGGAAGCGATCCGGAAAGTCCGTCACCAGCCGGAGGGTGTTGGTCCCGATGGAACCGGTTGAACCCAAGAGAACCAGTTTTTTCATTTTAAATCACGATCACCCGGCCGTATTGTTTCACCCAAAGCAGATAATAATAGAACAACGGCGTCGTGAAGATCAGGCTGTCCATCTTGTCCAGGATGCCGCCATGGCCCGGCAGAAAATGGCCGGAATCTTTCACCCCGGCGCTGCGCTTGAACATGGATTCCGTCAGATCGCCCATCTGACCCAACACGCCCAGCAACAACCCCAGGAACAAACCGTCGTAGACCGAAAGAAACGGGAGAAACCATTGTCGGGCCAGGACCGCGGCCAGGATGCTGGCGGCCAGTCCTCCGACGGCCCCTTCGACCGTCTTGCCGGGGCTGAGCCGCGGGGCCAAAGGGCGCCGCCCGAAGCCCTTTCCGATATAGTAAGCCCCGGTATCGCCGGCCCAGGTCACCAGGAACAAAAAGAAGATGAGATACTCCCCCTGTTCGAGACCCCGGAGCAGGATCAGATGCCCCAACAGCCAGCCGACGTAGAAGACCCCCAGCGCCGCCACGGCCGTGTCGCCGAGGGTCGTCGCCATGTCCTGATACGTCGCCAGCTGGTACAACAACCCGGCCATTCCCAAGGCCGTCAGCACCTCCCGATCCGAGAAAAAACCCTGTTCGTAGAAATGTCCCACGATCAGCCCGCCGCAGAGCAAGCCGAACAGGATCAGTCCCCGTTTCCCGGCCGGAAAATAAAGACGGTAGAACTCCAGCTGGCCGAGCAGAACGCCGAACAACACGACAATGAAAAAGGCCGCCGGGGGAAGGTATTTGACTAAAATGAAGAAGAGCGGAAGGAAGAGGACGGCTGAGATCACGCGCTTTTGGTGCATTAACCTTGTCTCACCCCGCGTCGCGGAGGATTCTGGTTTTTCACCAGGCCGAAACGACGCTCCCGCTGCTGATAATCGATCAGGGCCTCCAGAAAATCACGCCGTCGGAAGTCCGGCCACAGGGTCGGCGTGAAGTAGAGTTCGGTATACGCCATCTGCCAGAGAAGGAAATTGCTGATGCGGGTCTCTCCGCTGGTCCGGATCATGAGATCGGGGTCCGGCAGGTCGGCCGTGTTCAGGTACTGACCCACCAGCGCCTCGTCCACCGCCTCCCGCGTGAACAGGCCCTTCTGAAGATCGTCGTACAGCCTTAACATCGCCTCGACGATTTCGGCCCGGCCCCCGTAGCTCAACGCGATCGTCAACACCATTTTTTCATTGGACAACGTGGCCGACTCGGCCGCGCGGATCCAGTGGGCGACGGAGGCCGGCAGGCGGTGGATCTGGCCGATCGTCTTAAAGCGGATCCGGTGTTCCATGAGCGAGGCCATTTCTTTCTGGAGGTATCCTTCCAGCAGCGTCATCAGCTCGTTCACCTCGTCCTGGGGGCGTTGCCAGTTCTCCACCGAGAACGCATAGATCGTCAGGGCATAGATCCCCAGTTCCCGGCAGACCGTCACCGCGTCCCGGACGGAACGGATTCCCTCGCGATGGCCGGCGATCCGGGGCAGTCCCCGCATCTCGGCCCACCGCCCGTTGCCGTCCATGATGATGGCCACATGCCGCGGGAGGCGGGCCCGGTTCACCAGCGCCTGAAGCTGGGGGTCGC of the Nitrospiria bacterium genome contains:
- the ispG gene encoding flavodoxin-dependent (E)-4-hydroxy-3-methylbut-2-enyl-diphosphate synthase, which gives rise to MERRKTRPITVGGVAIGGDAPISVQSMTTTDTRDVDATADQIRRLEQAGCEIVRVAVVDETAAGALKTIKARIGIPLVADIHYNYRLALHAAPYVDCIRINPGNIGGKDRVAQIAAACRDRGIPIRIGVNAGSLEEDLLKKYGYPTAEAMVESALRAIGMLEELGFYEMKLSLKASHVGLCVEAYRLISKKTDYPLHLGITEAGTAFAGSIKTAVGMGLLLGGGIGDTIRVSLAADPVEEVKAGFEILKALELRHHGINFIACPTCGRLEFDMFKLVGELERRLSHIKAPLNVSILGCAVNGIGEGMEADIGIAGGKDGGLLFKRGKIVGKVSESEMADVLVAEVEAMAKERETNQK
- a CDS encoding 1-deoxy-D-xylulose-5-phosphate reductoisomerase — its product is MKKLVLLGSTGSIGTNTLRLVTDFPDRFRVVGLTAGRNGDKLLGQIRRFRPRCVALADPAAAERLRRQCRDLPDLRNPGIEVLSGIEGLVRVATLADADLVVSAIVGSAGLVPTFEAIRAKKTMALANKEPLVMAGSILQQEARRQGITLLPVDSEHSAIFQSMSGQRRRDVRRLILTASGGPLLDLPVRKRRVIKPAQALRHPVWRMGSKISIDSATLMNKGLEVIEAHWLFDMPPDRIDVVIHRQSIVHSMVEYLDGSVIAQMGVPDMRGPLAYALNYPERLPLGLPALDLTRVRSLTFEPPDLKKFPCLGFAYEAIKIGGTLPAVLNAANEVAVRAYLEERIGFLEIARLIRKTMDAHVPLAVKSLEDVLEADRWGRERASKSVGEKE
- a CDS encoding isoprenyl transferase, producing MENPLKKIGIGNEPLGDPQLQALVNRARLPRHVAIIMDGNGRWAEMRGLPRIAGHREGIRSVRDAVTVCRELGIYALTIYAFSVENWQRPQDEVNELMTLLEGYLQKEMASLMEHRIRFKTIGQIHRLPASVAHWIRAAESATLSNEKMVLTIALSYGGRAEIVEAMLRLYDDLQKGLFTREAVDEALVGQYLNTADLPDPDLMIRTSGETRISNFLLWQMAYTELYFTPTLWPDFRRRDFLEALIDYQQRERRFGLVKNQNPPRRGVRQG
- a CDS encoding phosphatidate cytidylyltransferase encodes the protein MHQKRVISAVLFLPLFFILVKYLPPAAFFIVVLFGVLLGQLEFYRLYFPAGKRGLILFGLLCGGLIVGHFYEQGFFSDREVLTALGMAGLLYQLATYQDMATTLGDTAVAALGVFYVGWLLGHLILLRGLEQGEYLIFFLFLVTWAGDTGAYYIGKGFGRRPLAPRLSPGKTVEGAVGGLAASILAAVLARQWFLPFLSVYDGLFLGLLLGVLGQMGDLTESMFKRSAGVKDSGHFLPGHGGILDKMDSLIFTTPLFYYYLLWVKQYGRVIVI
- the proS gene encoding proline--tRNA ligase; the encoded protein is MRYSKLLIPTLREEPVEAEVVSHRLMIRAGMIRKVAAGIYTYLPLGLRVIRKVERIVREEMNRAGAQELLMPMVQPAELWHETGRWGEYGKELLRLKDRGEREFCLGPTHEEVITDLVRAEVKSYRHLPQILYQIQTKFRDEIRPRFGLMRGREFLMKDAYSFDRDEQGAKASYDKMGQAYHRIFERCGLKFKPVEAESGVIGGTYSQEFMVLAETGEDSLVACDSCGFAANVEKTKGKACPRCKGRLITHRGIEVGHIFMLGTKYSEAMKATFLDHNGKEALSVMGCYGIGIGRTAAAAIEQNHDTKGIVWPLPLAPYQVHVVPVNDQSERVMITSELIYGTLSNHGVEVLIDDRSERPGVKFNDADLIGIPYQVIIGDKNLADGLVELKDRRDGKIRKVATDEVIDLVKKLVLPDAKPAEA
- the rseP gene encoding RIP metalloprotease RseP, giving the protein MESVVHFLYNLFYFLVVLSVLIFFHELGHFLAARRLGVKVLKFSLGFGPKLIGRTVGETEYLISALPLGGYVKLFGEEPEKGEEAPALSPEDRARSFSLAPVWKRILIVAAGPVFNMFLAYLIFTGSLSIGIPMYVPNFDSLMPVVETVIEKSPAQAAGFKAGDRIVSIGDRKISTWAQMTDIIYGSAGKPLTITVERDHQSLILTVTPASKTVETEEGQKTVGQIGIGKNPRGAQIQAANPLDAVLKGFQATWQWTYLTVEGLVRLVQGRLSMDNIGGPILIGQMSGQAASQGIGGLLFLIAILSITLGVMNILPIPVLDGGHLLFFVIEAVLGRPLSIRKREIAQQIGLALLLLLMALAFYNDIIRLFGKPG